The window AACATTTCATTCACTGAAAGCCCTAAACTCTTCATTCTTCTTTGCTGCCCCGATTTTATCAACATCAAAGAATTTCTCAAAACCAAAACGGGAAATGAAACTCCAAAATCCTTAAAATTGCTTTTCAGCTGAAACCAATATGCAAGTTCACCTCCACCCCCTACATAGGCTATATTGGGTAAAACATGTTCTTCGTAAAGCGGACGCAGTATTGCATTGGGGCTAAACCTTTCAGGGTTACTTTCAAGCTCTTCGATTATTTCTGTTTTCGAAAATTCAATTTTTGTATTTAAGACTTTGTACTTACCATTCTCAAAAACTATTCTTTCCCGCAAATTATTATCCAGATAAAATAAATTTATCTCCCGTTGATTTACCTGAACCTTATATCCTTTCAACAACAGGCCGGCATTTGTAGCCTTAAGGTTTCTATCAGATCTAAATTCGTTCAACTCCTTTTTAAACAAAGGAATCATTGTTTTTTTCAGCTCCCTGTCGTCACCGTCAATAATTACAATACCGTATTCACCAAATAGTTCATTTACCAAAAACCTTGTTGCTTCAGCTAAATTGTCTTGCTCTGAATATGATCTCTTAAACAGTTCCAACAAATAAGCAGCTCTTTTTCCTCCTTCTCCTAAAGCCTCCTGAAACTGAGACAAAGCATCATCAATATTTTCCGGCTTCATCCTGCCTACCGCTCCTTTTTCTGAAGTATTCCACGATATCAGTTCGTTATAACATCTAAAGTGGTTTATCTCTTCAAAATCGTGATCTTCGGATGCCATCCAAAAAACAGGCACAAAATTATTCTCCGGGAATTTTTCCTTCAGTTCAATGGCAAGTTTTATTATTGATGCTGTTTTATAGATAAAATATAGCGGACCGGTGAAAAAACTGAGCTGATGTCCGGTGGTAATGCTAAAAGTATCTTTAGTCTTAAGTGTGTTGATATTCGACCTTGATAACTCACTCAACTCTATACCTTTATTTTGAACGGTCAAACGGTCAACGAGGAGGTCCCTGTCAACAGCAACTGTATTCCTTTCGGAGATTATCCTTTTGTATCCGTCAAGGTTATTATCATATCCGATAAATTCATCTAAAGCAGAATCTCCATCGAGATAATCCGTAATTAACTTAGAGAAATAACCTGTATCCTTATACTTTATGTATTTTGCTTGCATATT is drawn from Bacteroidota bacterium and contains these coding sequences:
- the bshC gene encoding bacillithiol biosynthesis cysteine-adding enzyme BshC, whose product is MQAKYIKYKDTGYFSKLITDYLDGDSALDEFIGYDNNLDGYKRIISERNTVAVDRDLLVDRLTVQNKGIELSELSRSNINTLKTKDTFSITTGHQLSFFTGPLYFIYKTASIIKLAIELKEKFPENNFVPVFWMASEDHDFEEINHFRCYNELISWNTSEKGAVGRMKPENIDDALSQFQEALGEGGKRAAYLLELFKRSYSEQDNLAEATRFLVNELFGEYGIVIIDGDDRELKKTMIPLFKKELNEFRSDRNLKATNAGLLLKGYKVQVNQREINLFYLDNNLRERIVFENGKYKVLNTKIEFSKTEIIEELESNPERFSPNAILRPLYEEHVLPNIAYVGGGGELAYWFQLKSNFKDFGVSFPVLVLRNSLMLIKSGQQRRMKSLGLSVNEMFKGVDDLIRIKVLENSDTDIDISEHLEAVNKIFYELLKKYSSDQSLLPSIKAQHKKQIKGLYELEKKLLRAEKRKQSELVAKIEKLKSDLFPKNVLQERKVNFAEMYMEFGEDLISGIMQNIIVLDNEFAVMH